The following are from one region of the Candidatus Polarisedimenticolia bacterium genome:
- a CDS encoding BON domain-containing protein, which yields MHRPGGFVDIVLLGIAALVLGCSESAPRADVKPEAGDAIHDASITMRIKTTYLFNGHLDACRIQVGTHDGVVTLRGTVPSDIHRDLAAAIAGNADGVREVRNDLVLAESGGDGLEESDRTFGEAVHDASVTASVKMALAFEPGVRGSRISVRTDRGTVILTGEAGSDAERQLAARVARDTEGVKHVVSQIQIRG from the coding sequence ATGCATCGCCCTGGCGGCTTCGTGGACATCGTGCTTCTGGGCATCGCGGCCCTGGTTCTCGGCTGCTCGGAGTCCGCTCCGCGGGCGGACGTGAAGCCCGAAGCCGGGGATGCGATTCACGACGCATCGATCACCATGCGCATCAAGACGACCTATCTGTTCAACGGACACCTCGATGCGTGCCGAATCCAGGTCGGAACCCACGACGGCGTGGTGACCCTGCGCGGAACGGTCCCCAGCGACATCCATCGTGATCTCGCCGCGGCGATCGCCGGCAACGCGGACGGCGTCCGGGAGGTCCGGAACGATCTCGTGCTGGCCGAGAGCGGCGGCGACGGCCTCGAGGAGTCCGACAGGACATTCGGCGAGGCCGTTCACGACGCCTCGGTCACCGCCTCCGTGAAAATGGCGCTGGCGTTCGAGCCCGGGGTCAGGGGATCGAGGATCAGCGTTCGCACCGACCGAGGCACGGTGATCCTCACGGGCGAGGCCGGCTCCGACGCCGAGCGCCAGCTCGCCGCGCGCGTCGCCCGCGACACGGAAGGCGTCAAGCACGTGGTCAGCCAGATTCAGATACGCGGCTGA
- a CDS encoding VCBS repeat-containing protein has protein sequence MRTRLLLPLMLASGVLYPGSFLRAQLVFFDPVTLAVGSGPRGMATADLNGDGRADVVVANFDSMNLTVYLGMGPAGFATPRTIPVGGGNPTYVTIGDFNRDGRLDLITSLSFQRLISFKPGDGAGGFGPDRFIDPGLLPLLTVAADFNGDGRLDLAAASTAYANLQILLGDGTGGFTPGASFGPYQNFGLAVADFNEDGQPDLAVPDTRNNRVNILLGDGTGSFTSSSMPSGAVAPRAALVADFDQDGNVDLAVMHNISPIISVFPGNGSGGFGSPTSATAPNAVASFAVLDVDGDANLDLATTLGPTTGILLGNGALGFGPPQSMPGGGTSLIVGDFNADGSPDLSAIVGNPPDSIVVLLNLTYDTDGDAVLDSFDNCLTVPNPEQVDVDHDGPGDACDNCIPLFNDDQVDRDGNGTGDACDALVAFLSTVPEIASLQADLEALTTRIGLLESQLLSSQERFVPLEISDRTQAGDIAILKSQVADLQQKVLFLINTLSIVRPRPTLVP, from the coding sequence ATGCGAACCCGGCTGTTGCTCCCTCTCATGCTGGCCTCGGGCGTCCTGTATCCCGGCTCGTTTCTTCGGGCCCAGCTCGTCTTCTTCGATCCGGTGACCCTGGCCGTCGGCTCGGGTCCCCGAGGCATGGCGACGGCCGACCTCAACGGCGACGGCCGTGCCGACGTCGTGGTCGCCAACTTTGACTCGATGAACCTGACCGTCTATCTCGGGATGGGGCCCGCCGGCTTCGCCACGCCGCGGACCATCCCGGTCGGCGGTGGGAACCCGACATACGTGACCATCGGAGATTTCAACCGGGACGGAAGGCTCGATCTCATCACCTCCCTGAGTTTCCAGAGGCTCATTTCCTTCAAGCCTGGAGACGGGGCAGGTGGGTTCGGCCCCGATCGGTTCATCGATCCGGGACTGCTCCCGCTCCTCACCGTGGCGGCCGATTTCAATGGCGACGGGCGTCTGGATCTGGCGGCCGCGTCGACGGCGTACGCCAACCTGCAAATCCTGCTCGGGGACGGCACTGGCGGCTTCACACCGGGTGCGAGTTTCGGTCCGTACCAGAACTTCGGCCTCGCCGTTGCCGATTTCAACGAAGACGGACAGCCCGATCTGGCGGTGCCTGACACCCGCAACAATCGGGTGAACATCCTGCTTGGGGACGGCACCGGGAGCTTCACCTCCAGCTCGATGCCAAGCGGAGCTGTCGCACCGAGGGCCGCCCTGGTCGCGGACTTCGACCAGGATGGAAACGTCGATCTCGCGGTCATGCACAACATCTCGCCCATCATTTCCGTGTTTCCGGGGAACGGATCGGGAGGGTTCGGGAGTCCAACAAGCGCCACCGCTCCAAACGCGGTGGCGTCGTTCGCCGTCCTCGACGTCGATGGCGACGCGAACCTCGATTTGGCCACGACGTTGGGCCCGACGACCGGCATCCTCCTCGGAAACGGTGCCCTGGGCTTCGGCCCGCCGCAGTCGATGCCGGGTGGCGGAACGTCCCTGATCGTCGGAGACTTCAATGCCGACGGGAGCCCCGACCTTTCGGCGATCGTCGGCAACCCCCCCGATAGCATCGTCGTTCTTCTCAACCTCACCTATGACACGGACGGAGACGCCGTCCTGGACTCGTTCGATAACTGTCTTACGGTGCCGAACCCCGAGCAGGTCGACGTCGACCACGACGGGCCAGGTGACGCGTGCGACAACTGCATCCCACTCTTCAATGATGACCAGGTGGACCGGGACGGCAACGGCACCGGGGACGCGTGCGACGCGCTGGTCGCCTTTCTGTCGACCGTGCCGGAAATCGCCTCCCTGCAGGCGGATCTTGAGGCCCTGACCACCCGGATCGGGCTTCTCGAGTCCCAGCTCCTGTCGAGCCAGGAGCGATTCGTGCCGCTCGAGATTTCGGATCGGACACAGGCCGGCGACATCGCCATTCTGAAGAGCCAGGTGGCGGATCTGCAGCAGAAGGTCCTGTTTCTAATCAACACGCTGTCGATCGTAAGGCCGCGGCCCACGCTCGTGCCCTAG
- a CDS encoding TonB-dependent receptor → MTHRKTPLRFHPGRLIGMALLAAFGDGGRALCQDTPPDLTTLGIEAVMNMEVTSVSKKPERLMDAAAAVQVITSEDIRRSAATTLPDLLRLVPGVQVARVNSSTWAVGVRGFTSTLSRSLLVLIDGRSVYSPLFAGVYWDVLDVPLNDIERIEVIRGPGATLWGTNAVNGVINIITRSAQATQGTYASLRGGNEDRAVATGRFGGKTAGGLAFRAYGKFSDRDAEFHQGTNDYDGWNMGLAGFRADADPRDKDHVMLQGDFYSGNTGQRVVNSTYTAPYFDVVEEDGDLSGGHLLGQWKHEAHEDSDTTLQAYIDRTHRAQPNFRENRNTLDFDFRHRRNFASRHEFVWGAGYRLTMDDTESVPTIEFDPASRTDDVFSAFVQDEIRIVPSRWTLTLGSKFEHNDYSGFNSQPNVRLLFVPASRHVLWSAVSRALRVPSRLESDLSLTALLSPATPTFVRLTGTKDFQPERLTAYEIGYRVQPTDRLFVDLALFHNDYARLLSLEPGTLFTETTPPPSHDVIPYFLLNRMRGDARGAEVAAEWHPAASIRLTGSYSYLDINLQPATNSVDTTTEPSTEGGTPQHLANVRSWFDLPWQLGLDVTLRYAGRLESTSVDAYTEMDLVIRRDLPLGFEVSLAGQNLLSRHHREFGGASTAIEVERSLYGRLVRRW, encoded by the coding sequence ATGACCCATCGCAAGACTCCCCTCCGGTTTCATCCTGGCCGCCTGATCGGGATGGCGCTTCTGGCCGCGTTCGGGGACGGCGGTCGGGCCCTGTGCCAGGACACCCCTCCCGACCTCACGACCCTCGGGATCGAGGCGGTCATGAACATGGAGGTGACCTCGGTCTCCAAGAAGCCGGAGAGGCTCATGGACGCCGCGGCGGCGGTGCAGGTCATCACCTCCGAGGACATCCGGCGGTCCGCGGCCACCACCCTTCCCGACCTCCTCCGCCTGGTGCCGGGCGTGCAGGTCGCCCGCGTCAACTCGAGCACCTGGGCCGTCGGCGTGCGCGGCTTCACGAGCACCCTCTCCCGGTCGCTCCTCGTCCTCATCGACGGGCGGAGTGTCTATTCCCCGTTGTTCGCCGGCGTCTACTGGGACGTGTTGGACGTCCCCCTGAACGACATCGAGCGGATCGAGGTGATCCGCGGACCCGGGGCGACCCTCTGGGGGACGAACGCCGTCAACGGCGTCATCAATATCATCACCCGGAGCGCGCAGGCGACGCAGGGCACCTACGCCTCGCTCCGCGGCGGGAACGAGGACCGCGCGGTCGCGACGGGGCGCTTCGGGGGGAAGACCGCGGGCGGTCTGGCCTTCCGGGCCTACGGCAAGTTCTCCGACCGGGACGCGGAGTTCCATCAGGGCACGAACGACTACGACGGCTGGAACATGGGGCTCGCCGGGTTCCGTGCGGACGCGGACCCGCGCGACAAGGACCACGTCATGCTCCAGGGAGACTTCTACAGCGGCAACACGGGGCAGCGCGTGGTGAACTCCACCTACACCGCCCCCTATTTCGACGTCGTGGAGGAGGACGGCGACCTGTCGGGCGGGCACCTGCTGGGTCAGTGGAAGCACGAGGCGCACGAGGACTCGGATACGACGCTTCAGGCCTACATCGACCGCACGCATCGCGCCCAGCCGAATTTCCGGGAGAATCGCAACACCCTGGACTTCGATTTCCGGCACCGCCGGAACTTCGCATCACGTCACGAGTTCGTCTGGGGGGCCGGCTATCGACTGACCATGGACGACACCGAGTCCGTGCCGACCATCGAGTTCGACCCGGCGAGCCGGACCGACGATGTCTTCAGCGCGTTCGTGCAGGACGAGATCCGGATCGTCCCGTCGAGATGGACCCTGACCCTCGGATCGAAGTTCGAGCACAACGATTACAGCGGATTCAACTCCCAGCCCAACGTGCGCCTGCTCTTCGTACCGGCGTCGAGGCACGTCCTCTGGTCGGCGGTCTCGCGCGCCTTGCGCGTCCCGTCGCGACTCGAAAGCGATCTGTCCCTGACGGCGCTCCTCAGCCCGGCCACGCCGACCTTCGTCCGCCTGACCGGGACGAAGGACTTCCAGCCGGAGCGGCTCACCGCGTACGAGATCGGCTACCGGGTGCAGCCGACCGATCGCCTGTTCGTCGACCTCGCCCTGTTCCACAATGACTATGCCCGATTGCTGAGCCTGGAACCGGGAACCCTGTTCACCGAGACGACCCCTCCACCGTCCCATGACGTGATCCCCTACTTTCTGCTCAACCGGATGAGGGGGGACGCCCGGGGCGCGGAGGTCGCCGCTGAATGGCACCCGGCGGCATCCATACGCCTGACCGGCTCCTACTCGTATCTCGACATCAACCTCCAGCCTGCCACCAACAGCGTGGACACCACGACGGAGCCATCGACCGAGGGAGGGACCCCGCAGCACCTGGCGAACGTCCGCTCCTGGTTCGACCTTCCGTGGCAGCTGGGGCTGGACGTGACCCTCCGCTACGCCGGCAGGCTGGAGAGCACGAGTGTCGATGCCTACACGGAGATGGACCTGGTCATCAGACGGGACCTGCCTCTCGGGTTCGAGGTCTCCCTCGCAGGACAAAACCTGCTCTCGCGCCATCACCGCGAATTCGGTGGGGCCAGTACGGCGATCGAGGTCGAGCGCAGCCTCTACGGACGGCTCGTCCGGCGATGGTAG
- a CDS encoding YfiR family protein, translating to MVAGARLRLAGLVLCVGSLVLPAARGQARGVESSPGALSDYQVKAAYLYYFSTFVDWPPEAFAQTGNEMVIGVLGDDPFGGILDDTLRGKSVNNRRLVVRRFANIKDARDSHILFISASERDRIPSILKALDGTAVLTVGDLESFATRGGQIAFHTIDKKVRFDINVAAVERARIKISAQLMKLGRIVRGSGREGV from the coding sequence ATGGTAGCCGGCGCCCGCCTGCGGCTTGCCGGCCTCGTGCTCTGTGTTGGCTCCTTGGTCCTCCCGGCCGCGAGGGGCCAGGCGCGCGGCGTGGAGTCTTCCCCCGGGGCGCTCTCCGATTACCAGGTCAAGGCCGCGTACCTTTATTACTTCTCGACCTTCGTGGACTGGCCTCCCGAGGCCTTCGCGCAGACCGGCAACGAGATGGTCATCGGCGTTCTCGGGGACGACCCCTTCGGGGGAATCCTCGACGACACGCTGCGCGGCAAGAGCGTCAACAACCGCAGGCTCGTCGTCAGGCGCTTCGCGAACATCAAGGACGCCCGCGACAGCCACATCCTGTTCATCAGCGCCTCCGAGCGGGACCGCATTCCCTCCATCCTCAAGGCCCTGGACGGCACCGCGGTCCTGACCGTCGGCGACCTCGAGAGCTTCGCCACCCGCGGAGGGCAGATCGCGTTTCACACGATTGACAAGAAAGTCCGCTTCGACATCAACGTCGCCGCCGTGGAGCGCGCCCGGATCAAGATCAGCGCCCAGCTCATGAAGCTCGGCCGGATCGTGCGGGGATCGGGACGCGAGGGGGTCTAG
- a CDS encoding ATP-binding protein: MRLPSASTVRGKLILASILSKAAAFLVAGAVITGYDLMALRAKLERRLSIQTDIVGANCLSALLFSDPKSAETTLAALRADPRVRAVGLYSADRRLFATYVRDRSSEGILPSESPGETGPVYRGGDDQLRLSRNILFDGKPIGSVVIVSDLSEITDTITRDVAIFAGVLFVALLIALAISIRLQRSISGPILSLAGTARKISQDKDYSVRASGTSGDEIGSLIVAFNEMLEEIQLQQAELRTAHDRLEQRVAERTAQLETANKELEAFSYSVSHDLRAPLRSIEGFSRALMEDCADRLDDAGTDSLKRIVASTVRMGQLIDGLLNLSRVTRAEIRGRRVDLSSLAREIVDELRQGEDGRRVECDVAGGAVVEGDPALLRAVLQNLLGNAWKFTRKRDEARIEFGVAKESGETAYFVRDNGAGFDMTYSDKLFGAFQRLHGQNEFPGIGIGLATVQRIVSRHGGRAWATGAPDKGATIYFTLGKGGSNGGQANRVAGGRQSG; the protein is encoded by the coding sequence ATGAGACTGCCCAGCGCCTCGACGGTCAGGGGCAAGCTGATCCTGGCCAGCATCCTGAGCAAGGCTGCCGCCTTCCTCGTCGCAGGCGCCGTCATCACCGGGTACGACCTGATGGCGCTGCGGGCGAAGCTGGAGCGGCGGCTGTCGATCCAGACCGACATCGTGGGGGCGAACTGTCTTTCCGCGCTCCTCTTCAGCGATCCGAAATCCGCCGAGACCACGCTCGCGGCCTTGAGAGCCGATCCGCGGGTCCGAGCCGTCGGGCTGTACTCCGCCGACCGGCGCCTGTTCGCGACCTATGTCCGCGACCGGTCCTCCGAAGGGATCCTCCCTTCCGAGAGCCCGGGCGAGACCGGCCCCGTCTACCGCGGGGGGGACGACCAGTTGCGTCTGTCCAGGAACATCCTGTTCGACGGGAAACCGATCGGGAGCGTCGTCATCGTCTCCGACCTCAGCGAGATCACCGACACGATCACCCGCGACGTCGCGATCTTCGCCGGCGTCCTGTTCGTCGCGCTCCTGATCGCCCTCGCCATCTCCATCCGGCTGCAGCGGAGCATCTCGGGGCCGATCCTCAGCCTGGCCGGGACGGCCAGAAAGATCTCACAGGACAAGGACTATTCGGTCCGGGCCTCCGGGACGAGCGGCGACGAGATCGGATCGCTCATCGTGGCCTTCAACGAGATGCTCGAGGAGATCCAGCTGCAGCAAGCGGAGCTCCGGACGGCGCACGACCGGCTGGAGCAGCGGGTCGCCGAGCGCACGGCGCAGCTCGAGACGGCGAACAAGGAGCTCGAGGCCTTCTCCTACTCGGTGTCGCACGACCTGCGCGCTCCGCTGCGCAGCATCGAGGGGTTCAGCCGGGCCCTGATGGAGGATTGCGCCGATCGGCTCGACGACGCCGGCACGGATTCGCTCAAGCGCATCGTCGCGTCGACCGTCCGGATGGGCCAGCTGATCGACGGGCTCCTGAACCTGTCCCGGGTGACGCGGGCCGAGATCCGGGGCCGGCGCGTCGATCTGAGCTCGCTCGCGCGCGAGATCGTGGACGAGCTGCGCCAGGGCGAGGACGGGCGGCGGGTGGAGTGCGACGTGGCCGGAGGCGCGGTCGTCGAGGGGGATCCGGCCCTCCTGCGCGCGGTCCTGCAGAACCTCCTCGGAAATGCCTGGAAGTTCACGCGCAAGCGGGACGAGGCCCGCATCGAGTTCGGCGTCGCGAAGGAATCGGGCGAAACGGCGTACTTCGTCCGGGACAACGGCGCCGGGTTCGACATGACCTATTCGGACAAGCTCTTCGGCGCATTTCAGCGCCTGCATGGCCAGAACGAGTTCCCGGGGATCGGAATCGGCCTCGCCACCGTCCAGCGCATCGTGAGCCGGCACGGCGGCCGCGCATGGGCCACCGGCGCCCCCGACAAGGGGGCGACCATCTATTTCACGCTCGGCAAGGGAGGCAGCAATGGCGGACAAGCGAATCGTGTTGCTGGTGGAAGACAATCCGGATGA
- a CDS encoding response regulator — MADKRIVLLVEDNPDDEALTLRALKKNNILNEVVVARDGAEALDLLLGTNGKSGQLRLDQLAVVLLDLKLPKVNGLEVLRRLRADPRTKLLPVVVLTSSKEEQDLVGAYNSGANSYVQKPVEFAEFVQAAGHLGLYWLVTNAPPPMSR; from the coding sequence ATGGCGGACAAGCGAATCGTGTTGCTGGTGGAAGACAATCCGGATGACGAGGCCCTGACGCTGCGGGCGCTGAAGAAGAACAACATCCTCAACGAGGTGGTCGTGGCGCGCGACGGCGCCGAGGCTCTCGACCTTCTTCTCGGCACGAACGGAAAGTCCGGGCAACTGCGGCTCGACCAGCTGGCGGTGGTCCTCTTGGACCTGAAGCTGCCCAAGGTGAACGGACTGGAGGTCCTCCGCCGCCTCCGGGCGGATCCGCGCACCAAGCTGCTGCCGGTGGTGGTCCTGACCTCGTCCAAGGAGGAGCAGGATCTGGTCGGGGCCTATAATTCCGGCGCCAACAGCTACGTCCAGAAACCGGTGGAATTCGCGGAGTTCGTCCAGGCCGCGGGCCACCTCGGGCTGTACTGGCTCGTGACCAACGCGCCGCCGCCGATGTCGAGATAG
- a CDS encoding ECF-type sigma factor, with protein sequence MSEPRDPSPGEITGLLNSWRAGDESAFDRLFAIVYEELRRLARRQARRDWKNRTLDTTALVHEAYLKLVGHNRITPTDRVHFFATAARAMRQIVVDHARRKAAARRGGGVAHTAMNESDAPAAQSATEVLAVHEALEQLEKLDERLGRLVEMRYFAGLSEEETARLLEISESTVKRDWRKARGFLYRALR encoded by the coding sequence TTGAGCGAACCTCGCGATCCCAGCCCTGGCGAGATCACCGGGCTCTTGAACTCCTGGCGGGCCGGCGACGAGTCCGCGTTCGATCGGCTCTTCGCCATCGTGTACGAGGAGCTGCGGAGGCTGGCCCGGCGCCAGGCTCGTCGCGACTGGAAAAACCGGACGCTCGATACGACGGCGCTGGTTCACGAGGCCTACCTCAAGCTGGTCGGGCACAACCGAATCACGCCGACCGATCGGGTCCACTTCTTCGCCACCGCGGCGCGCGCGATGCGGCAAATCGTCGTGGACCATGCCCGGCGCAAGGCCGCCGCCCGCAGGGGAGGCGGGGTGGCGCACACCGCGATGAATGAGTCCGACGCGCCCGCGGCGCAAAGCGCGACCGAGGTCCTGGCGGTGCACGAGGCGCTGGAGCAGCTCGAAAAACTCGACGAGCGGCTCGGGCGGCTGGTCGAGATGCGCTATTTCGCCGGGTTGTCGGAGGAGGAGACGGCGCGCCTGCTGGAGATCTCGGAGAGCACCGTGAAGCGCGACTGGCGCAAGGCGCGCGGGTTCCTCTACCGGGCCCTGCGCTAG
- a CDS encoding PP2C family protein-serine/threonine phosphatase, whose translation MATNMHLAPEVERRPAGTAGPVDDIWLAAYTRGGPIARGLPAPDTEAPGVEIGSISLPAQAGACDVHDVFRLSEDTLALVIADTWCVGAPRGALSTFTRSMVRDLCSISRSPEEVLTRLSRMLLDARLEALIVTLFLGWLDLRAGRLHHANAGHPHPLRVTLGGEVRSFGEVTGPSLGIQGVPVHTGGIVTFEPGETAVLYTDGVVESRGAARRFLGNKGLADILMGHAARPAAAICDAVAREITHDSSGQRDEDATLVAVRWEGPATAC comes from the coding sequence ATGGCAACCAACATGCACCTTGCCCCCGAAGTCGAGAGGCGCCCGGCGGGGACTGCCGGGCCTGTCGATGACATCTGGCTCGCCGCCTACACGCGCGGCGGGCCGATCGCACGCGGACTCCCCGCCCCCGACACGGAGGCGCCGGGGGTCGAGATCGGCTCGATCTCGCTGCCGGCCCAGGCGGGGGCGTGCGATGTTCACGACGTGTTCCGGCTCTCCGAGGACACGCTCGCCCTGGTCATCGCCGACACGTGGTGCGTCGGCGCGCCCCGGGGGGCCCTGAGCACCTTCACCCGATCGATGGTCCGCGACCTGTGTTCGATCAGCAGGTCGCCGGAGGAGGTGTTGACACGGCTCAGCCGGATGCTGCTCGATGCCCGGCTGGAAGCCCTCATCGTGACCCTGTTCCTGGGGTGGCTGGACCTGCGCGCCGGCCGCCTGCACCACGCCAACGCCGGCCACCCGCACCCCCTCCGCGTGACCCTCGGGGGGGAGGTCCGATCGTTCGGCGAGGTGACGGGACCGAGCCTCGGGATCCAGGGCGTTCCCGTCCACACGGGCGGAATCGTCACCTTCGAGCCCGGCGAGACCGCCGTTCTGTACACGGACGGGGTGGTCGAATCCCGGGGCGCCGCGCGGCGCTTCCTGGGGAACAAGGGGCTGGCGGACATTCTCATGGGCCACGCTGCCCGGCCGGCCGCGGCGATCTGCGATGCCGTCGCCCGGGAGATCACGCACGACTCATCCGGCCAGCGCGACGAGGATGCGACGCTCGTGGCCGTCCGCTGGGAGGGACCCGCGACCGCGTGCTAG
- a CDS encoding YtxH domain-containing protein, producing the protein MNEVHRTDPATVLLAFLAGAVTGAAVALLTAPQSGRETRSRLKGLARDAVRGVSRATPRLNDAYTRAARAARQAFSEALDAAASEGAPPTRQTDH; encoded by the coding sequence ATGAATGAAGTCCACAGGACCGATCCCGCGACCGTGCTCCTGGCCTTCCTGGCCGGCGCGGTGACCGGAGCCGCCGTAGCCCTCCTGACGGCTCCCCAGTCGGGGCGCGAGACCCGTAGCAGGCTCAAGGGCCTGGCCCGGGATGCGGTCCGCGGCGTCAGCCGCGCGACGCCCAGACTGAACGACGCCTACACGCGCGCCGCCCGGGCGGCGCGGCAGGCCTTCAGCGAGGCCCTCGACGCCGCGGCGTCCGAAGGCGCTCCACCGACGCGGCAGACCGACCACTGA
- a CDS encoding DUF948 domain-containing protein, which yields MIATWQLVTVVLLAVLVGAAVPVLMQLRRTLRSAENVLESTAPKLDRTLEEVSEAAARINRLGKSLERDAEGLQVFTDAAAGLGRSLKQAQASLRIMTTVGAALGPAIAAGLRSLFARDGEVEAASPPGREDESASVDARAADVAAGDQATRADHAPRVGHE from the coding sequence ATGATCGCGACCTGGCAGCTCGTCACGGTGGTCCTGCTTGCCGTCCTCGTGGGCGCGGCAGTCCCGGTGCTCATGCAGCTGCGCCGCACGCTCAGGAGCGCCGAGAATGTCCTGGAGTCGACCGCGCCGAAGCTCGATCGCACGCTCGAGGAAGTCAGCGAGGCGGCGGCGCGGATCAATCGCCTCGGCAAGAGCCTCGAGCGGGACGCCGAGGGGCTGCAGGTCTTCACCGATGCGGCGGCCGGGCTCGGGCGTTCCCTCAAGCAGGCGCAGGCCTCGCTGCGCATCATGACCACGGTGGGCGCAGCGCTCGGGCCCGCCATCGCGGCAGGGCTGCGCTCCCTTTTCGCACGCGATGGCGAGGTCGAGGCGGCATCCCCGCCCGGCCGGGAGGACGAGAGCGCGAGCGTCGACGCGCGGGCCGCCGACGTGGCGGCCGGAGATCAGGCGACTCGCGCGGATCACGCCCCTCGAGTCGGCCATGAATGA